One window from the genome of Spirosoma rhododendri encodes:
- a CDS encoding response regulator, giving the protein MIDVLYIEDNANEADVFARLMRRKMQSIGFKIADSGSETIRYLYGTTETAPTMPRLILMDINLNGMNGFDIIKHIRDDARTRMVPIIAFSTSDSPTDVRRAYQLGVNAYLVKPGGYQSTGDLLERTFAFWLADNICAF; this is encoded by the coding sequence ATGATTGACGTACTGTACATCGAAGACAACGCCAACGAAGCTGATGTGTTTGCCCGGTTGATGCGCAGAAAAATGCAGTCGATCGGCTTTAAAATTGCTGACAGTGGAAGCGAAACAATTCGCTATCTGTACGGCACTACCGAAACGGCTCCGACTATGCCCCGGCTGATCCTGATGGACATCAACCTCAACGGCATGAACGGCTTCGACATCATCAAGCACATCCGGGACGACGCCCGAACCCGCATGGTACCGATCATCGCGTTCAGCACATCCGACAGCCCTACCGACGTTCGCCGGGCGTATCAGCTGGGGGTCAACGCCTACCTCGTAAAACCCGGTGGTTATCAGTCGACGGGCGACCTGCTGGAGCGCACATTCGCGTTCTGGCTGGCCGATAATATCTGCGCTTTCTGA
- a CDS encoding biliverdin-producing heme oxygenase, with protein sequence MNELAALLRTRTRPLHDAVEQLLYTPAMQAGSLTAGQYRHLLRTHYLFHRDLEAAIGRHASQFAGYDPDSRRKTPALLADFHALGETPPTTESVGMQDWLPGALLGAAYVSEGSMLGVTMVGPMLRNNPALAELTDAMHFYAGYGTDTGRNWKAFGQLLADVPGNRYEAVVAGAEAAFRRYQHLFAETKPLSPEE encoded by the coding sequence GTGAACGAATTAGCTGCCTTACTCCGCACTCGTACCCGCCCGCTGCACGACGCCGTCGAGCAGTTGCTGTACACACCGGCCATGCAGGCGGGGTCGCTGACGGCCGGGCAGTACCGGCATTTGCTGCGTACGCACTATCTGTTTCACCGCGATCTGGAAGCCGCGATTGGTCGACATGCATCCCAGTTTGCCGGTTACGATCCTGACAGCCGTCGTAAGACACCTGCACTGCTGGCCGATTTTCACGCGCTGGGCGAAACGCCACCCACCACCGAGTCGGTGGGTATGCAGGACTGGCTACCCGGCGCACTCCTGGGTGCGGCCTACGTAAGCGAAGGGTCGATGCTGGGGGTGACGATGGTGGGGCCGATGCTCAGAAACAACCCCGCTCTGGCCGAACTTACCGATGCCATGCACTTTTACGCGGGCTATGGCACCGATACGGGGCGAAACTGGAAAGCGTTTGGTCAGCTGCTGGCGGATGTACCGGGCAACCGCTACGAGGCTGTCGTGGCTGGTGCCGAGGCTGCTTTCCGGCGGTATCAGCACTTGTTCGCTGAAACGAAACCACTATCCCCGGAAGAATAG
- a CDS encoding STAS domain-containing protein: MNYTIEKNEQYALIRLSESDFSDNIAPDFETLCKGLFREGYSNIIVDMATVQNLGPAGVIAIRRVNRHCTSEEGLLVLATGDDDLVEHLDKAGGADLTILPTVEEGIDAVFMNELENDFRSEDDDEYDRGGSVAD, encoded by the coding sequence ATGAATTACACCATTGAAAAAAACGAACAGTACGCACTGATCCGGCTATCAGAAAGCGATTTCAGCGACAACATTGCCCCTGACTTTGAAACCCTGTGTAAGGGTCTGTTTCGGGAAGGGTACAGCAATATCATCGTAGACATGGCTACGGTGCAGAATCTGGGCCCGGCGGGGGTAATTGCCATCCGGCGGGTCAACCGGCACTGCACCAGTGAGGAAGGGCTGCTCGTGCTGGCAACCGGCGACGATGACCTGGTCGAACACCTCGACAAGGCAGGGGGCGCTGACCTGACCATCCTGCCGACCGTGGAAGAGGGAATCGACGCGGTATTTATGAATGAACTGGAGAACGACTTTCGGAGCGAAGACGATGACGAGTACGACCGGGGCGGCAGCGTTGCCGACTGA
- a CDS encoding GAF domain-containing protein, with protein MVYSTSDLITCDQEPIHILGHIQSHGYLVAVRPDNYQIIHTSANIVELVGQSADDLLGKSVGQLLSKTAQPADRLTNLLDQGRANQSWDTISPYRIELNERVWNLILHEYNGLILLEWEPAGDASMLPYNQQLVSQALNEVQASQSLSALLENTARRIKEIIGFDRVMVYQFGADWHGVVVAEVKEPHLEPFLGLHYPASDIPRQARELYKKNLVRLIADVHSTPSPILTVGDWPTDQPLDMTQAGLRAVSPVHIEYLKNMGVAASMSLSLMYRGELWGLISCHHDTPRFVDYTARQTAKFVSQLLSSALEFRRGEENHLQRDRSREVGRILHNQLVQHDNVTNALTMQPTTLLDLVEAGGAVLRFGGRF; from the coding sequence GTGGTTTATTCGACATCTGACCTGATTACCTGTGATCAGGAGCCAATTCATATTCTAGGGCATATTCAGTCGCACGGCTATTTAGTGGCTGTCCGGCCCGACAATTACCAGATTATTCACACAAGTGCCAACATCGTGGAACTGGTCGGGCAATCGGCCGACGACCTGCTTGGTAAGTCTGTTGGGCAGCTACTGAGCAAGACGGCTCAACCGGCTGACAGGCTAACCAACCTGCTCGATCAGGGTAGAGCCAACCAATCCTGGGATACGATCAGCCCCTACCGAATTGAACTGAACGAACGGGTCTGGAACCTGATTCTGCACGAATACAATGGGCTGATTCTGCTGGAGTGGGAACCGGCCGGCGACGCATCAATGCTGCCGTACAATCAGCAACTGGTATCGCAGGCGCTAAACGAAGTGCAGGCCAGTCAGTCGCTGTCGGCGCTGCTGGAAAACACCGCCCGGCGCATCAAAGAAATCATCGGCTTCGACCGGGTTATGGTGTATCAGTTCGGGGCCGATTGGCACGGTGTCGTGGTGGCCGAAGTGAAAGAGCCGCACCTGGAGCCGTTTCTGGGGCTGCACTACCCCGCATCGGATATCCCCCGGCAGGCCCGCGAACTGTATAAGAAAAATCTGGTTCGGCTGATTGCCGACGTGCATAGTACGCCGTCGCCCATTCTGACCGTTGGTGACTGGCCGACCGATCAGCCCCTCGATATGACACAAGCCGGCCTGCGGGCCGTATCGCCGGTGCACATCGAGTACCTGAAAAATATGGGTGTAGCCGCGTCGATGAGTTTGTCGCTCATGTACCGGGGTGAACTTTGGGGGCTGATTTCCTGCCACCACGATACCCCCCGTTTCGTTGACTACACCGCGCGGCAAACGGCCAAATTCGTCAGTCAGTTGCTGTCGTCGGCCCTCGAATTTCGGCGGGGCGAAGAAAACCACCTGCAACGCGACCGTAGTCGCGAAGTGGGCCGGATACTGCACAACCAGCTTGTGCAGCACGATAACGTGACCAATGCCCTGACAATGCAGCCGACCACGCTACTTGATCTGGTGGAAGCTGGCGGGGCTGTGCTGCGCTTTGGGGGGAGATTCTGA
- a CDS encoding IS3 family transposase yields the protein MEQLCGLFGLTRYAWYAATRRQQKAGFQASLVLAEVMRLRRQVPGLGTTKLHEMMQAFLAVHQIKLGRDKLHNLLKINGLLLVKKRAYVRTTDSGHGLKTYPNRVKDLKPTAANQLWVSDLSYVRAGTSFAYVSIILDAYSRKIVGWSVHKTLEAKGPLAALEMALGDRGQTSKSLIHHSDRGVQYCSGAYVARLRQAGIVISMTESGDPNENALAERVFRTLKYDFRLHGFVNFGLAETTVGQAIRTYNSLRPHASLNYQTPNQAHRQVGHQRLKWYPYKRVRFGNVPLQIDKPFCSPL from the coding sequence ATGGAGCAGTTGTGTGGGCTGTTTGGATTAACACGATACGCCTGGTATGCGGCTACCAGGCGACAGCAAAAAGCGGGTTTTCAGGCTAGCCTGGTGTTGGCCGAAGTGATGCGGCTACGCCGACAGGTACCCGGCTTAGGAACCACTAAATTACATGAAATGATGCAGGCTTTCTTGGCTGTTCACCAGATCAAGTTAGGTCGTGACAAGCTACATAACCTATTAAAAATCAATGGTTTGCTGCTAGTCAAGAAACGAGCATACGTGCGTACGACTGATTCTGGACATGGCTTGAAGACGTATCCTAATCGGGTTAAAGATCTCAAACCAACGGCTGCCAATCAACTTTGGGTAAGTGATCTAAGCTACGTTCGAGCGGGTACTAGCTTCGCCTATGTATCAATTATTCTGGATGCTTACTCGCGCAAAATCGTGGGTTGGTCAGTGCACAAAACATTAGAAGCCAAGGGACCGCTGGCGGCTCTAGAGATGGCACTGGGTGATCGAGGACAGACCAGCAAATCGCTCATCCATCACTCAGATCGGGGCGTTCAGTACTGTTCAGGGGCTTATGTGGCCCGGCTTCGTCAGGCAGGCATTGTTATTAGTATGACCGAATCAGGTGACCCAAATGAAAATGCTTTAGCCGAACGGGTCTTTCGCACGTTGAAGTATGACTTTCGACTGCATGGCTTTGTCAACTTTGGCTTGGCCGAGACGACCGTTGGCCAGGCTATTCGGACTTATAATTCACTGCGTCCTCATGCGTCACTGAATTACCAAACTCCAAACCAAGCTCACCGGCAAGTTGGTCATCAGCGGTTAAAATGGTATCCTTACAAGCGAGTTCGGTTTGGAAATGTGCCACTGCAAATCGACAAGCCGTTTTGTTCCCCTTTGTAA
- a CDS encoding sensor histidine kinase, with amino-acid sequence MNNAPNPINTQNQFSEFERFRTLARVTHDAGWDWELTTDRLWWTEGLKVQFGYDPDEWQSGSALWLERIHPDDRQRVSDSLALTMTGEKPNWASEYRFLKADGTYAYVHDRGHAVVQDGQVVRMVGAMQDVTSQVMILARQQQADQLKFVIDSALTAMALYAIVRDPITHEVVDLRYELINHMAERMTGRTADVLIGKTMRTAFPGIEQTGIWHRYKQLAQTGEAMRYHNHYVADGYDLWYEVQGVRNGDWIVLSFLDITELKNTQLKLETLNQDLIRTNENLQQFAYVASHDLQEPLRKIQSFGDLLKNSGLPTEGPATDYLTRMQDAARRMSVLIKDLLTYSRLTTQRDTFQPVSLDAVWQDTLTTLEMLIAETNAVVETDPLPVVQGDRVQLTQLLQNLVANALKFRQPGRPPHVQIRVQQLAAAALPESVHPVKAAAQYYRLDVTDNGIGFAQKDAGLIFNVFQRLHTRSQYEGTGIGLAIVDKVVRSHGGAITATSEPGSGTTFSVFLPADT; translated from the coding sequence ATGAACAACGCGCCCAACCCCATCAACACCCAGAACCAGTTTTCTGAATTTGAGCGATTTCGTACGCTGGCCCGTGTCACGCACGACGCTGGGTGGGATTGGGAACTGACTACCGACCGGCTATGGTGGACCGAAGGGTTGAAAGTGCAGTTCGGCTACGACCCTGACGAGTGGCAGTCGGGGTCGGCCCTGTGGCTGGAGCGTATTCACCCCGACGACAGGCAGCGTGTGAGTGATAGTCTGGCCCTGACCATGACTGGCGAAAAGCCAAACTGGGCGAGTGAGTACCGATTTCTGAAGGCCGACGGAACGTACGCGTACGTACACGACCGGGGGCACGCGGTGGTGCAGGACGGGCAGGTCGTACGGATGGTAGGGGCCATGCAGGATGTTACTTCGCAGGTAATGATACTGGCCCGGCAGCAGCAGGCCGATCAGCTTAAGTTCGTGATCGATAGTGCCCTGACGGCGATGGCGCTGTATGCCATTGTCCGCGACCCGATTACGCACGAAGTCGTCGATCTGCGCTATGAACTGATTAATCACATGGCTGAGCGTATGACAGGCCGCACAGCCGACGTGCTGATCGGCAAAACCATGCGTACGGCGTTTCCGGGTATCGAGCAAACGGGAATATGGCATCGGTACAAGCAGCTGGCGCAGACGGGGGAGGCCATGCGGTATCATAATCACTACGTCGCCGACGGCTATGACCTCTGGTACGAGGTGCAGGGGGTACGCAACGGCGACTGGATCGTGCTGTCGTTTCTGGATATCACCGAGCTGAAAAATACGCAGCTCAAACTCGAAACGCTCAATCAGGATCTGATTCGTACCAACGAAAATCTCCAGCAGTTTGCCTACGTGGCCAGCCACGATTTGCAGGAGCCGCTGCGCAAAATCCAGTCGTTCGGTGATCTGCTCAAAAACAGCGGACTGCCTACCGAAGGGCCCGCCACCGACTATCTGACCCGGATGCAGGACGCAGCCCGGCGGATGTCGGTGCTGATAAAAGATTTGTTGACCTACTCCCGGCTGACCACCCAGCGCGACACCTTCCAGCCTGTTTCGCTCGACGCCGTATGGCAGGACACGCTCACCACGCTGGAGATGCTCATTGCGGAAACCAACGCCGTTGTGGAAACCGACCCACTGCCGGTGGTGCAGGGCGACCGGGTTCAACTAACGCAGCTCCTGCAAAACCTGGTAGCGAACGCGCTCAAATTCCGCCAGCCCGGCCGGCCTCCGCATGTGCAGATTCGGGTGCAACAACTCGCTGCCGCTGCATTGCCCGAATCCGTCCACCCCGTGAAGGCCGCAGCGCAGTATTATCGGCTCGATGTCACCGATAACGGCATTGGTTTTGCTCAGAAAGACGCGGGCCTTATTTTCAACGTATTTCAGCGATTGCACACCCGCAGTCAGTACGAAGGAACAGGTATCGGGCTGGCCATTGTCGACAAGGTTGTACGGAGTCATGGCGGTGCGATAACAGCGACGAGCGAACCCGGCAGCGGCACCACGTTCAGTGTGTTTCTACCGGCGGATACGTAG
- a CDS encoding sensor histidine kinase — protein MMGKTPSEKEVVALTDWLKTVDSDPVLQTAKLIDLYPQAMDYTNVASGLLAVTLSRELDEYVLWFRPEQIQQVTWAGNPEKPVSVDNDGQRRISPRQSFAAWAEIVRATADSWSETDVTSALKLREDILQVVNKQANEVRLLNNLLKEANDELDAFSYTVSHDLRTPLSSIRCYSEILIEEYGTEFDEDARGLLQKIIDSSDRMRALIRHILYYSRMGRLEIKRQSVDMSDVLKQIREDVLLDERSRKLTVTIGKAPDIQGDPMMVQQVFQNLITNAAKYTRLAEDAQIRIDGNVTDEGTVYRVTDNGIGFDMKQADRMFDLFKRLENARSFEGTGVGLAVVKRIIDRHGGKIWFDSVPGTETTFWVLFPDNAVATND, from the coding sequence ATGATGGGCAAAACGCCTTCCGAAAAAGAGGTTGTTGCTCTGACCGACTGGCTCAAAACGGTCGATAGCGACCCCGTGCTGCAAACCGCCAAGCTGATCGACCTGTATCCGCAGGCGATGGACTACACTAACGTGGCCAGCGGATTACTGGCCGTGACGCTGTCGCGCGAGCTGGACGAGTACGTGTTGTGGTTCCGGCCGGAACAGATACAGCAGGTAACGTGGGCGGGTAATCCCGAAAAACCAGTATCGGTTGACAATGACGGACAACGGCGCATCAGCCCCCGGCAGAGCTTTGCCGCCTGGGCCGAAATTGTTCGGGCAACGGCCGATTCATGGTCAGAAACCGATGTGACATCTGCCCTCAAGCTGCGGGAAGACATTTTGCAGGTCGTCAATAAGCAGGCAAACGAAGTTCGGCTGCTGAACAACCTGCTCAAAGAAGCCAACGACGAACTCGACGCGTTCAGCTACACCGTGTCGCACGATCTGCGCACTCCACTATCGTCAATTCGCTGCTATTCCGAGATCCTGATCGAAGAATACGGTACGGAGTTCGACGAAGACGCCCGCGGACTGCTCCAGAAAATAATTGATTCATCGGATCGGATGCGCGCCCTGATCCGGCACATCCTGTACTACTCCCGGATGGGTCGGCTGGAAATCAAACGGCAGTCGGTGGATATGAGCGATGTGCTGAAGCAGATACGGGAAGATGTGCTGCTCGACGAGCGTAGCCGTAAGCTGACGGTAACCATCGGCAAAGCCCCCGATATTCAGGGCGACCCGATGATGGTGCAGCAGGTGTTTCAAAACCTGATAACAAACGCGGCCAAATACACCCGCCTGGCCGAAGACGCGCAGATTCGGATCGACGGCAACGTCACGGATGAAGGAACCGTATACCGCGTGACCGACAACGGTATTGGTTTCGATATGAAACAGGCCGACCGGATGTTCGATCTGTTTAAACGACTGGAAAATGCCCGCTCTTTCGAAGGAACGGGCGTAGGGTTGGCGGTAGTCAAGCGCATTATCGACCGGCACGGCGGTAAAATATGGTTCGACTCCGTGCCTGGTACGGAAACTACGTTTTGGGTTTTGTTTCCAGATAATGCCGTAGCCACCAATGATTGA
- a CDS encoding phosphoribosylaminoimidazolesuccinocarboxamide synthase, which yields MSIQQTTFQFPGQTGFYRGKVRDVYSFPNQLVMIASDRISAFDVVLPRPIPHKGQVLNQTAQFFLNATADVVPNWLLSVPDPNVSIGLRCDPYAVEMVVRGYLAGHAWRQYRDGHRILCGVSLPEGLRENDRLPQPIITPTTKAHEGHDEDISREEILRQGIVSEAEYVQLERFALALFERGTQMAAQRGLILVDTKYEFGNHEGQVYLIDEVHTPDSSRYFYADTYEANQQAGQQQKQLSKEFVREWLIANGFQGKTGQTIPDMSDEWISQIARRYIELYEMVTGQQFQPADDTSSAERIEQAVTKALTQQLPAKP from the coding sequence GTGTCCATTCAACAGACCACCTTTCAATTTCCGGGTCAGACGGGTTTCTACCGGGGTAAAGTGCGCGACGTGTATTCGTTCCCAAACCAACTGGTAATGATCGCGTCGGATCGGATTTCGGCCTTCGACGTCGTTCTGCCGCGCCCCATCCCCCACAAAGGTCAGGTACTTAACCAGACGGCCCAGTTCTTCCTCAACGCCACCGCCGATGTCGTCCCCAACTGGCTGCTGTCGGTGCCCGACCCGAACGTCAGTATCGGTCTGCGCTGCGACCCCTACGCCGTCGAGATGGTCGTTCGGGGGTATCTGGCCGGACACGCGTGGCGTCAGTACCGCGACGGTCACCGGATACTCTGTGGGGTATCGCTGCCGGAAGGACTGCGCGAAAACGACCGGCTGCCCCAGCCCATCATTACCCCGACAACCAAAGCCCACGAAGGCCACGACGAAGACATCAGCCGGGAAGAAATTTTGCGGCAGGGCATCGTGTCGGAGGCTGAGTACGTACAGCTGGAGCGGTTTGCGCTGGCCCTGTTTGAACGGGGAACGCAGATGGCCGCACAACGGGGCCTGATTCTGGTCGACACGAAATACGAATTCGGCAACCACGAAGGGCAGGTGTATCTGATCGACGAAGTGCACACCCCCGACTCGTCGCGCTATTTCTACGCCGACACCTACGAAGCCAATCAGCAGGCCGGGCAGCAGCAGAAACAATTGTCGAAGGAATTCGTTAGAGAATGGCTTATTGCGAACGGTTTCCAGGGAAAAACCGGGCAAACAATACCCGATATGTCCGACGAGTGGATCAGTCAGATCGCCCGGCGTTACATTGAACTTTACGAAATGGTTACGGGACAACAATTTCAACCGGCCGACGATACCAGTTCAGCCGAACGTATTGAACAGGCCGTGACAAAAGCCCTGACGCAGCAGTTACCCGCAAAGCCCTGA
- a CDS encoding VWA domain-containing protein — protein sequence MNWLYSLSSLDFFLIGGFILLYGGYIFRIVWLARHLNTSAWGVVPKFFLRGIYFALLMIALMGPTFGDTERNLTASGHDVYLLVDVSRSMGAGDIIPTRLERVKYDIQQLTDTLPADRFGLILTASRSFVLSPLTNDHNAFNQLVRTIRPDPTGAVLTCARLWNWPDRNS from the coding sequence ATGAACTGGCTATATTCTTTATCATCACTCGATTTTTTTTTAATTGGCGGCTTCATTCTTCTGTATGGCGGCTACATTTTTCGCATTGTCTGGCTGGCAAGGCACCTCAACACGTCGGCCTGGGGGGTGGTACCGAAGTTCTTTCTGCGCGGTATTTACTTCGCCCTGCTGATGATCGCCCTGATGGGCCCCACCTTCGGCGACACCGAACGCAACCTGACCGCGTCGGGCCACGATGTGTATCTGCTGGTCGATGTGTCGCGGTCGATGGGGGCTGGTGATATTATCCCGACCCGGCTGGAACGTGTCAAATACGACATTCAGCAACTGACCGATACGCTCCCCGCCGACCGGTTTGGCCTTATCTTGACGGCTTCGCGCTCGTTTGTGCTGTCACCCCTCACCAACGACCATAATGCCTTCAACCAACTCGTCCGTACGATCAGGCCCGACCCAACGGGGGCGGTACTGACCTGTGCGCGGCTCTGGAACTGGCCCGACAGAAATTCCTGA
- a CDS encoding thiolase family protein encodes MNEVVIIAAVRTPIGSFGGVLSTLSATDLGAAAIKGALERAGVAPEQVQEVYMGNVVSANLGQAPAKQAALKAGLPANIPCTTINKVCASGTKAIMLAAQAIQLGQADVIVAGGMESMSNTPYYVPKARFGYKYGNAELVDGLARDGLVDVYDQCAMGVFADRTAAKYTISREQQDAFTVQSYRRAEQSTQEGRFSSEIVPVEVPGRKGSVTVSEDEEYKNVIYDKIPSLKPAFTADGTVTPASSSPISDGASALVVMSRRKADELGLKPLARIVAYADAEQEPEWFTTAPTKAVPLALERAGLTADQIDFYEVNEAFAVVPLAFSQVLNVPAEKLNVFGGSVALGHPLGASGARIVTTLTNVLHQQNGRYGAAGICNGGGGASAIILEKI; translated from the coding sequence ATGAATGAAGTCGTTATTATTGCTGCCGTCCGCACACCAATCGGCAGTTTCGGCGGTGTGCTGTCGACCCTGTCGGCTACTGATTTAGGAGCCGCAGCTATCAAAGGAGCACTGGAGCGCGCGGGCGTCGCGCCCGAACAGGTGCAGGAAGTGTACATGGGAAACGTCGTGTCGGCCAACCTGGGGCAGGCACCCGCCAAGCAGGCCGCCCTGAAAGCCGGCCTGCCCGCCAACATCCCCTGCACGACCATCAATAAAGTTTGCGCGTCGGGTACCAAAGCTATTATGCTGGCGGCTCAGGCGATCCAGCTTGGACAGGCCGACGTAATCGTTGCGGGTGGTATGGAAAGCATGTCGAACACGCCCTACTACGTCCCCAAAGCGCGATTCGGTTATAAATACGGCAATGCCGAGCTGGTCGATGGACTGGCGCGCGATGGGCTGGTCGATGTGTATGATCAGTGCGCGATGGGTGTCTTTGCCGACCGTACCGCTGCCAAATACACGATCAGCCGGGAGCAGCAGGATGCGTTCACGGTGCAGTCGTACCGACGGGCTGAGCAGAGCACCCAGGAAGGCCGGTTCAGCAGTGAGATCGTGCCGGTTGAGGTACCGGGCCGGAAAGGATCGGTAACGGTCAGCGAAGACGAAGAATACAAAAACGTGATCTACGACAAGATCCCGTCGCTGAAACCCGCCTTCACCGCCGACGGCACCGTAACACCCGCCAGTTCGTCGCCCATCAGCGATGGCGCGTCGGCCCTGGTCGTGATGAGCCGCCGGAAAGCCGACGAACTAGGGCTGAAACCACTGGCCCGCATCGTGGCTTACGCCGACGCCGAGCAGGAGCCGGAGTGGTTTACAACGGCCCCCACCAAAGCCGTGCCGCTGGCTCTCGAACGCGCCGGGCTCACTGCCGATCAGATCGATTTTTACGAGGTAAACGAAGCCTTTGCCGTGGTACCGCTGGCCTTTAGTCAGGTGCTGAACGTGCCGGCGGAAAAGCTGAACGTGTTTGGCGGATCAGTCGCACTCGGGCACCCGCTGGGGGCGTCAGGCGCGCGTATCGTAACGACGCTGACCAACGTGCTTCACCAGCAGAACGGCCGCTACGGCGCAGCCGGTATCTGCAACGGGGGCGGGGGCGCTTCGGCCATTATTCTGGAAAAAATCTAA
- a CDS encoding ribonuclease Z translates to MTSTTGAAALPTDEPTSQPAGQQRGGLPPFEVTILGAGSATPTLQLHPTAQLLTVGTDYMLIDCGEGTQFRLLEQRIRSGRLRYIFISHLHGDHYFGLPPLLSTLNLAGRTEDLYLFGPRGLDDVLTTMFRVSNLRLGYPLHFQPVDPNQPMQLVDLPNVTVESIPLQHRIECTGYLFREKPRKPHLLRDRLPDDVPVAYLKQLKDGQDVRDETGQVLFAAADVTEPAEPARSYAFCSDTRYVPDLIPQLHGVDLLYHEATFMADNAQRAAEVYHSTAGQAATIARDARVGRLLIGHFSSRYKQFDGFLDEARQVFPDTYLAIEGETIPV, encoded by the coding sequence ATGACGAGTACGACCGGGGCGGCAGCGTTGCCGACTGATGAACCAACCAGCCAGCCAGCCGGTCAGCAACGGGGCGGCTTACCACCGTTTGAGGTAACGATTTTGGGGGCAGGGTCGGCCACGCCGACGCTGCAACTGCACCCTACGGCACAACTGCTGACGGTCGGGACCGATTATATGCTGATCGACTGTGGCGAAGGCACGCAGTTTCGGCTGCTCGAACAGCGGATTCGGTCGGGTCGGTTACGATATATTTTTATCAGCCACCTGCACGGCGACCATTATTTCGGATTACCCCCCCTCCTGTCGACGCTCAATCTCGCCGGACGCACGGAAGATCTGTATCTGTTCGGGCCGCGCGGGCTCGACGACGTCTTGACGACGATGTTTCGCGTGTCGAACTTGCGGCTGGGCTATCCGCTTCATTTTCAGCCCGTCGACCCGAATCAGCCGATGCAACTGGTCGATTTGCCGAACGTGACCGTCGAGTCGATTCCGTTGCAGCACCGCATCGAATGCACCGGGTATCTGTTCCGCGAAAAGCCGCGCAAGCCGCACCTGCTCCGCGACCGCCTGCCCGACGATGTACCGGTTGCGTACCTGAAGCAATTGAAAGACGGACAGGATGTGCGGGACGAAACGGGGCAGGTACTGTTCGCAGCCGCTGACGTGACCGAACCCGCCGAACCGGCCCGCTCCTACGCTTTCTGCTCAGACACCCGCTACGTGCCGGACCTGATTCCCCAGTTACACGGCGTCGATTTGCTGTATCACGAAGCCACATTCATGGCCGACAATGCGCAGCGGGCCGCTGAAGTCTATCACTCAACCGCCGGTCAGGCGGCAACCATCGCTCGCGACGCACGGGTCGGGCGGTTGCTGATTGGTCATTTTTCGTCGCGCTATAAACAGTTCGACGGTTTTCTGGACGAGGCCCGGCAGGTATTTCCCGACACGTATCTGGCGATTGAAGGCGAAACAATTCCTGTCTGA
- a CDS encoding tetratricopeptide repeat protein gives MLYVMLLGWLWWNDLPVLTQISRNNQARREAERAYQSAHYARAVQLYTQLSNIDAQDDPAIRLNLGHAYFKLGQYQRAKTQYEPLLHTDAPALRTVAATQLGVIACARRDSAGALTLFEQALLEDPANEAARYDYELIRTRFSNRLPNRNQPPKSATPKQINQPKPSSSQVERSERQDERLRRFAKLNLNEEQALQLLDAMQTDDLPYALTRSARESATPATTPSRW, from the coding sequence ATGCTCTACGTCATGCTGTTGGGCTGGCTCTGGTGGAACGACCTACCCGTGCTGACACAGATTTCGCGGAATAATCAGGCGCGCCGGGAAGCCGAACGGGCCTATCAGTCGGCGCACTATGCCCGGGCGGTTCAGCTGTATACCCAACTGAGCAATATTGACGCACAGGACGATCCGGCGATTCGGCTGAACCTGGGCCATGCGTACTTTAAACTGGGTCAGTACCAACGGGCAAAAACGCAGTACGAGCCGTTACTGCATACCGACGCTCCAGCCCTGCGCACGGTAGCTGCGACACAGTTGGGGGTAATTGCCTGCGCCCGGCGCGACAGTGCGGGCGCCCTGACACTGTTTGAGCAGGCTTTGCTCGAAGACCCGGCCAACGAAGCAGCGCGCTACGATTATGAGTTGATTCGCACGCGTTTTTCAAACCGGCTGCCCAACCGCAATCAGCCACCGAAGTCCGCGACGCCGAAGCAGATAAATCAGCCGAAACCGAGTAGCAGTCAGGTCGAGCGGTCGGAGCGGCAGGACGAGCGACTACGTCGGTTTGCCAAGCTCAACCTCAACGAAGAGCAGGCCCTGCAATTGCTGGATGCCATGCAGACCGACGATCTGCCCTACGCCCTGACCCGGTCGGCCCGCGAGTCGGCCACGCCCGCCACCACGCCCAGCCGGTGGTAA